CGCGGGCATCCTCGAAACCGTCAGCGCCGTCAAGGACGTCGCCGCGGGCGAGGCCGGCATGTTCCCGGGCTGGGGCCCGACCATCGCCGCCGCCATCGTCGCCTTCATCGTGGGGTATATCGTGATCATCGGCTTCCTGAAGTTCGTGAGCACCTTCTCCTACAAGGCCTTCGCCATCTACCGCATCGGTCTGGCCGTGGTCGTGGCGCTGCTGCTCATCACCGGCGTGCTGCCCGCCATCGACCCCTCCGTGGCGTAGCGGATTCCGCCGGCGCGCCATATACGTGGAACGCCGCGTTCTCACCGATTCGTTTCGGTGGGAACGCGGCGTTTTTCTTAAAGTGAAGGCGCGTCGGGCATGGACACGGTGATAGGTTTCGGTATACTCTGAGCCGATTCACGCACACATCCGTCCGCGAGCGAAAGGGGAGTCCGCACATGCGCCAGGGATTCGATAACGATAAGTACATCGAGCTGCAGGCCAAGCACATCCGCGAGCGGATCGAACAGTTCGGAGGCAAGCTCTACCTCGAGTTCGGCGGCAAGCTCTTCGACGACTACCATGCGAGCCGCGTGCTGCCCGGATTCGCCCCCGACTCGAAATTTCGCATGCTGGAGAGCATGACCGACGACGTGGAGATCGTCATCGCCATCAACGCGAACGACATCGAAAAAAGCAAGGTACGCGGAGACCTGGGCATCACCTACGACGAGGATGTGCTGCGCCTGACGGACATCTTCCGCGGCTACGGATTCTATGTGGGATCCGTGGTGCTCACCCAGTACGCCGGCCAGAGCGCGGCCGACGTGTTCCGCCGCCGCCTGGAGGAACTGGGCATCACCTGCTACACGCACTATCCCATCAAGGGATATCCGCATGATATCGACCTGATCGTGTCCGACGAAGGCTACGGCAGGAACGATTACATCGCCACGACGCGTCCGCTTGTGGTGGTGACGGCCCCCGGCCCCGGTTCGGGCAAGCTCGCGACATGCCTGTCGCAGCTCTACCACGAGCACCAGCGCGGCATCGACGCCGGCTACGCCAAGTTCGAGACCTTCCCCATCTGGAACCTGCCGCTGAACCATCCGGTCAACATCGCATACGAGGCCGCCACGGTGGACCTCAGCGACGCGAACATCATCGACCCCTTCCACTTGGAGGCATACGGCAAGACCACGGTGAATTACAACCGCGACGTCGAGGCGTTCCCGGTGCTGCGCGCCATGATGGAGAGGATCCAGGGGGAGAGCCCCTACCAGAGCCCCACCGACATGGGCGTGAACATGGCCGGATACGCCATCGTGGACGACGACGCCTGCCGTGAGGCCGCCAAGATGGAGATCGTGCGCCGCTACTTCCAGACCGCCGTGAACCTGAAGCGCACGGGTGTGGGCGGCGAGCAGGTCGACAAGCTCAAGCTGATCATGAAGAAAGCGGGCGTGGATAAGGATTTCTCGCCGGCCCGCTCAGCCGCCCTGCTCAAGGAGGAGACCACGGGCGCTCCGGCGGGTGCCATGATCCTGCCCGACGGCACCGTGGTGACGGGCAAGACGTCCACACGCCTGGGTGCCGCGAGCTCGCTGCTCATGAACGCCCTCAAGGCGGTCGCCGGCGTGGATATGGAGCTCGAGGTCATCTCGAACGACGCCATCGAACCCATCAGCCGTTTGAAAACCCGCCAGCTGGGCAGCAAGAATCCGCGGTTGCACTCCGACGAGACCCTGATCGCACTGTCGATCACCAGCGCGACGAGCGAGGACGCCGCGCGCACCCTCGCCGCGCTTGAGCGGCTGCGCGGCTGCGACGCGTTCTTCTCGGTGATCATTTCGGCTATCGACGAGCAGATCTACCGCAAGCTGGGCATCAATGTGTGCTGCGAGCCCAAATACGAGCGTCACGCCTTGTACCACCGTTAAACGCGCGAACCGCGCAGAACATACTGAACGCCTTTTCTGGGCATATCGGAATAGGAGTAGGCTTGCTCCCGCATCGGGATGTGGTCTGTCGCGAGAAGCGACGGCATCGCCGGACAGGTCCGGACAAGCCAGTGGCGTTGGCCCTATACTTGCGGGTATGGTTGAGCGAATTCGGGTGGCGGTGGCGGACGATGACGGCTGCGCGCTGATGGGGCTTATGGCGGTGCTGAGGCGGAGGCTGCCGCGGGTCGTGCTCGCCTGGTCGGAGACGACGGGTCATGGGGCGGTTCGGCGTGCTTTGGATCCGATGAACGATGCCGATATTCTGCTTATGGATATGAGGATGGGTGATATGTCGGGGCTGATGGCCTGTCGTGCGATCAGGTCGCGCGACGGGAGTCTTCCGATATTGGCCGTCACGGCGTTTTCGCTGGCGTACTACGCGCGCCGTGCCGCCGAGGCGGGCGCGCAGGGCATCGTGGGGAAAAACGATTTCGATGGCATGGACGCCGCGATCGGCGATATTCTCCATCACCAGGCGATGGGCGTTCGTTTGGACGTATCCGAGTCCGTCTCGTTCGATTCCGCGCGACGGGCTTATCTTCGGCTGGCGGGGGACATGGAGCCGACCGTCGTTGACCTTTCCACGCGTGAGCGGGAGATCGTCGAACAGTACGCCCAGGCGAACAAGCCCGCCGTCATCGCGCGGAATCTCGGCATTTCGGCGGGGTCGGTCAAAACCTATCTCGATAGGGCGCAAAACCGTTTGGGATTGTCGTCTCGGGCGGATCTTGTGGAGTATTGGTGGCAGCGTTCATGACGGAGGGCCATATGGGGAATGTCCCGAGGCGGCTTTTGCCTGATATGCGACGTTGGAGAGACCGAGGTCCGAGTTCGACCGCGGATTGGGTCATCGTCTGCCTAGCTATGGTAGTGCTGTGCTTGGCGATCGCCGATTGGGTGATCAATCCTCCCCGCACTTGGTTCGGTATGTTGTGCTCGCTGGGGTATTGCCTTGCCGTGGCGCTTTTGCCGTGTTGTGGATTCAAAGCGGCTTGGGCGGTCGTGGTTCTGGTGTCCGTCGGCAATCTCGGCGCGGGCATCGACTCGTCCGGTCCCAACAGCACATGGGGACTGCTGCTGGCGATTGTGGCGTTGGGGCGGAACGCGCGGTATTGGGAGGGCGCGGTCGCGATCGCGTCCGTTGTCGCAACCGTGACCGTTGCGACGATTCGGTTCCCCGACGTTATGGGATTCAGTGTGCCCGATGGGATTGTGAACTTCGCCATCGGATTGTTCGCCACGTATTTGGTCGGGGTGGCGGTCCGACGGTCCGACGACAAACGGAAACGCGATGAGACGGAACGGCTGCTTGCCCGGACTCGTCGCGATATCGCTACGGCTTCATACTTCCATGATGCGGTTTCGGGAAGACTGACGCATATTCTCGTGGCGGCCGAAAAGGTCAGACGGGAACACCCCGACGAATACGATCGGATGGGATGGCGGGAAGTGGAGCGAGAGGCATCCGACGCCCTGCGTGAGCTGCACCGCGCGATCGACACGATGAACCGAGAATCCTCATCCGTTGGTGACGGGCTTTCCCTGCCATTGGCTGACGCCATCGAATCCGTCACTGCGGCATGCGACAAACGGCTCAAGGAGTTGGGATACACCGGCGATACACAGATCAGAGGAGTGTGTGCGGCCGTCCTTGACGAGCGTGCGGATGAGATTATCGCGTTGTTGCGGGAGTTGTACATCAACATTGAGCGGCATTGCGAACCGTCCGGCACAACGTACCGTATGCGCATCGGCCTCCGGCCTGAGGCGGTGACCATCACGCAAAGCAACGATTGCCCACAAGGGCCGTCTCGATGGATTTCCCCTCCGGCGTCGGGCAGCGGTCTGAGGCTGCACCGCGCTCGGATCGAATCCTTCGGAGGCGAGATGCGAACGAATCGGGACGACGGACAGTGGCATGTGTTCTGCAGAATGCCTTTGGCCTAGATGCCCGATGGTTAACGACCGCAAAGCCACCAAAGAAATGCGGGGCATGAGGAAATTACTTTACGCATAAACGGGTTTCTCCTCTGAAAGCCCATTTCTTAGTGGTCCCACAGTATTGACCAATAACGGAATTATTAATGCTGTCCCCTAAATAGGGGACAAAAACAGCGGACGCCTTGCTAAATTAGGATGATGGAAAAGGTTTTCGATTCAACGGTCGAAGGCCAGTGTTGTCAGGGATAGTGCGCCGCGGCACTGATACCAGTGTTTATTCTGCCGCTACGGATTATCTCGAAAAGAGACTACACAAGTCCGAGAGCTAAATGAGATGAAAGATGGGATCGACTCCATGAAGAGAGGAGCGAATATGCACGGCATCATCGCGCATACGCAACGCAACGCGTATCGCACTGCGTTCAAAGGAAGCGCCGCCCTGCTGGCGAGTCTGTGGATGGTCGCGGCGTTGTCCGGCTGCGGTGGCGGCGATGGCGCCGCCAGTCCGGCGGGGGGGCAGACATTCGAAGAGGAGGTGGCTTCGGCGGAGCGGTATGGTCCGCTGGTCGATGATTGGAAGGCTGAACTTGAATCGGGGGATTTGAGCGATTTCGAACGCGGGGTGTTGCAGCGGGCGGTCGAGACCGGCCGGATCTCGCAGGATGATTACGAGCAGGCCCAGGCGTTGTACGTGCGGTGCATGGAGACCAGCGGATACGACCATCTGGTGTTCGACAAGCTGCCCAACGGGTTGTATTCACTGTCCGACGAGTCGCAGACCGATGACGGGTATTTCGACGCGGTGATGACATGCTCGCAGGGCACCACTTCCGTCATCGAGGCGGAATACCGCGACCAGCAGGACAACCCTGATCGGTACAAGGACAGAGGAATCGTGGCGGTGCAGTGCCTGCGCGAGGCCGGAGTCGTGGATGATTCCTATACCGCGGCCCAGTTCAACAGCGGTTTGGACCGTTTGTCATCGTCGCGTTCCTCGGGATCGGGAGGGAACCCGTCGGCGGCGTTCGGCTTCCCCGTGGATTCGGATGACGAGCAGACGCTGTTCTGCATTTCGTTGGGCGGATTGAGTCTCGGCGGCGATTTCGGCTCCGACTCCGACGAATAGGGGGCATCCATGGTGGGGAAGAAAGAAGGACGGTCCGCAAAGTTCGGCGGGGATTCGCGGCTTCGGGTTCGGAATCGCCCGGCGTTTCTGGCGTTGTTGTGCGTGGCGTGTCTGGTCGTCGGACTGGCGGTCGGTTATGCTCTGGTTCCGTCTCCCGTGCCGGATGCGCTTCGCGCGCCGTCTGATTCGGGGAGCGTGCCCGTCGTGGAGGAGTCGTTCGATGACGAGCGGACTGTCGTGGCCGTTCCCCAAGTGGACCAAGGACAGAGTCTTGCCTGGCAGGGCGGCGGCACGGTGACGTCGCTTTCCGTGGGCGATGGGTCGACGATCGAATCGGGATCATCCCCGTTCTCGGTCGATGGAACGCCGGTGGTCGCCTTGTACACCGAGGTGCCCTTGTACCGCGATCTGCAGGCCGGCATGTCCGGCGGGGACGTCGGCGCGTTGCGTGACGAATTGGTCCGTCTGGGCTATGCCGCGCAGGTGGACGGCGCGTCGCATGACGTGTTCGATTCCTCGCTGTGGTGGGCCGTGGCGGCGTTGCAGGAGACCCATGGCTTGGAACAGACCGGTGTGGTGTCGTTGCAGGGCGTGCTGTGGTTGCCGCGCCAGTCCGTGGTGTTGGAGGATTGCATGCTGGTCCGGGGCCAGGCCGCGCCGCAGGAGATCGGCGTGATGGCGTCGTCCATCCAGTCCATCGACGTCACGCTGCCGGACACGCTGGCGCAGGGGGAGCGTGTCGTCACAATCGCGGGGGAGGAGACCGCTCTGCCTGAGGACGGTCGGATTGTGGACGAGGCGTTCCTCGACAAGGTCGAAGGGACTTCGCAGTTCGCCGTATGGCTGATGACGGACGAAGGGCAGCGTTCGGGTTTGGACGCGACCATACGGCTTAAAGAGCCGATAACGGCGTTGAAGGTGCCCGCAGGTTCGGTGTTCTCGATTCTCGACGGGGTCGGTTGCGTCAGGCATGACGGCGAGGCGGTGCCCGTCCGGCTGTACGGTTCGCAGAACGGATATGCGATGGTCGGACTGTTGGACGGTTCCGTTGCGTCCGGACTGCGGTCGGTGGATGTTGCCGACGGAAGCTCCGACATCACCTGTCCAGCGACGGCGGGGGAGACGGACGGCAAGGGAGACGCCGCCGGGGAGGAAGCCTGATGGCAGGCGGTGGCGAGGCGACCCGCGGAGTCGAGGTCGACGATCTGGGGCACCGGTTCGCGGGCTCGCCGTTCCTGTGGAGGCATGTGTCGTTCGCTGTGCGCGACGGCGAGATACTCGCGTTGTGCGGACGGTCGGGCTGCGGCAAATCGACGATGCTGTCGATTATCGCCGGTTGGGAGAATCCGACGGAGGGCGTGGTGCGCAGGGGAGAGCCGTGCCGGATCTCCTGGGTGTTCCAGAACCCGTATGGGGCGGCGTGGCGCACGGTGCTCGACATCGCGGCCTATCCGCTGCTCGCGGCCGGACACACGCGCTCATACGCCGAGGAGCAGGCCAGAAGCATATTGGATTCCTTCGGCCTGTCGGCGCTGGAGAACCGCCTGTTCCAGGAATTGTCGGGCGGTGAGGCGCAGCGGCTGATGCTGGTGCGGGCCATCAACGCGCAGCCTGACGTGTTGCTGGTGGACGAGCCGACCGCGCAGTTGGACACGCGTACGGCCGATCTGGTCAACTCCACGTTGTCGCAGCTCGCGCGCTCCGGAGCCGCGGTCATCATCGCCACGCACGACCCGCGCACCTGCGAAGCATGCGACCGCGTCATCGACCTTGACCTGTATGCCAGATCGGAGTGAGCGATGAGGCTGAGAGAGATCATACGCGAGGCGTGGAGGGATATGACGTCCGGCATGGCCGGCGCCGTACCGCTGGTGTTGCTGTCGTTTCTTCTGGTGTTGTGCTGCGCGGGATTGGATGTCTGGCAGATACTTGACGTGGAGAGTCAGGCGATCGAATACCGGGAGGCCAAGGGGAACGTTACGCTTATCAAGAACGAGGACGGCGTCGATGGGCGGGCCTGCGCGCAGCTGGCGTCGCAAGACGGCATCGAGGCGTCCGGCGCGTTGCGTCAGGCCGGGGAGATGACCCTGAACGCGCTGCCCGACAATCGGTTCGTCATCTACGAGGTCACGGACGGTCTGCTCGACGTGGTGGACGCCGGCAACGACGACCATCAGGGAGTGTGGCTGCCGCAGGCGGTGGCCGAGAAGCTGGCGGTGTCGCAGGGAGCGGTGTTGGAGACGACGCAGGGCGAGATTCGGGTGGCCGGCGTGTACGACTGGGCCGAGGACGGGCGGGACTCCCGCATCGGCTATGCGGTGCTGATGCCGGTGGCGTCGTATGGCGCCTTCGACGAATGTTGGGCGTCGGTGTGGCCGTCCTCGGATATGACCGACACGCTGCGTCTGAGCGTGTTCTACAGCATGGACCCGTCGCATTCCCAGACCGGTCAGGTGAACTACACCTTGGGGGACACGATGGACGCGTATGGGATGTTCTCGTCCCGTCTGACCAGATTCGCCGTGCCCGCGGCCGGCGTGCTGATGGCGTTGGCCGCCGCCGCATTCTGCCGAAGACGGAAGCTGGAATTATCGGGCAATATGCATGCCGGTGCGGGCAGGTCGGTCGTGGTGCTGCAGATGGTGGTGGAGCATCTGGTTCCCGTCCTGATCGGCTGGGCCAGCGCATACGCCGTGCTGTACGTCATGATCCGCCTGCAGGGCACGACAAGCGCTCCCGACGTGTTCATACTCGAGCTCAAGGAAGGTCTATGGGTGCTCTTCGGCGCATGGGCCGGAACCATGGCCGCCGCGCTGACCATCCGGGAACGCGACCTATTCACCCACTTCAAAACCCGCTAGAGGTCAGTGCTAACGCATGTTTCCGCGTATCGGGAAAACCATTCGGGACTGAACCCGCGCCCCCTCGTCATCTCGGGTGCCCCGCGCCCCTCCTCGTCATCTCGGGCAAGACGCACTCCTCCTCGTCATCCTGAGCGGAGGCGGAGCCGAAGTCGAAGGATCTCACGCAGTCACCCTATGCTGCGCAGGAAATCCTCGGTTTCCTTCACGAGCTGCTCGGCCTGCGGCGCGCCGATGGAGGCGTCGCGTTCGGCTTCGGCGTTGAGATCGTATTCACGCTCCAGATGACGCACATAATCGGCGAGATGGTCGTTACAGCGAAGCAGCATGGAGGCCTGCGCCTCCCAACGCTTGGTCTTCTCCGCCAAGCCGCTTTCGTCGAATTCGATGCCGGTGAGGCATGAAAGTCCACGCATCAGTTCCAAAGTGCCCTGCGCGCATTCCTCACTGCCGAGATACTGCGGAAGGGACACCCACATCGAGGTCGTGGCGAAGCCCGCTTCGCCGGCCATCGCGTCCAATACCGTCGGAATGCCGATCGGGCCGTTGTATTGCCGGTCGTCCTCGCAGGCGCGGCTTCCGCTGCTGATGCTTATCGGCAGCGGACGCGTATGCGGACAGTCGGCGAACATGGCACCCAAAGTGACCACATGGTCGACGTCCAGCTCCTCGGCGATATGCAGACTCTGCCGACAGTATTCCCGCCAGCGGTAGTTGGGTTCCGGCGCGATCTGCGCGATGATGCGCTGCCTGTGCGAAAGCGCGATCTCATAGAACGTCGTCTGAGGCCAGATGATGCGGGCACGGCCGGTGACATGGCACATCATGGGACGCGACACCTGATAATCGTAGAACCCGTCGCAGCTGATATGGCGAATCTCGCGCGACTCATAGCGTTTGACCAGATGGCGGATCACATTGGTGGCCGCCTGGCACGCGTCGTTCCAGCCATCGAACGCGGCCACCATCACCAGGCCGGACCGCTGCTTCGTATCTTCTGTCATATTTTCTACAGTAGCGGTTTTTCCGCTTACGCATCCGCTTCAGCCGTAAGCGAGGAATGGCGGAACGATGCAGAAAACCCACTGTACCGACTGCGCGACACGCCCTATTTTGCAAATTACGCCGATGTGGTTATAGTAGTGACTCGTGCTTCGGCGGGTACAAACCGCTGAGAACACACGCGGACATAGCTTAGTTGGTAAAG
Above is a window of Bifidobacterium eulemuris DNA encoding:
- a CDS encoding DUF1846 domain-containing protein: MRQGFDNDKYIELQAKHIRERIEQFGGKLYLEFGGKLFDDYHASRVLPGFAPDSKFRMLESMTDDVEIVIAINANDIEKSKVRGDLGITYDEDVLRLTDIFRGYGFYVGSVVLTQYAGQSAADVFRRRLEELGITCYTHYPIKGYPHDIDLIVSDEGYGRNDYIATTRPLVVVTAPGPGSGKLATCLSQLYHEHQRGIDAGYAKFETFPIWNLPLNHPVNIAYEAATVDLSDANIIDPFHLEAYGKTTVNYNRDVEAFPVLRAMMERIQGESPYQSPTDMGVNMAGYAIVDDDACREAAKMEIVRRYFQTAVNLKRTGVGGEQVDKLKLIMKKAGVDKDFSPARSAALLKEETTGAPAGAMILPDGTVVTGKTSTRLGAASSLLMNALKAVAGVDMELEVISNDAIEPISRLKTRQLGSKNPRLHSDETLIALSITSATSEDAARTLAALERLRGCDAFFSVIISAIDEQIYRKLGINVCCEPKYERHALYHR
- a CDS encoding response regulator transcription factor, with the protein product MVERIRVAVADDDGCALMGLMAVLRRRLPRVVLAWSETTGHGAVRRALDPMNDADILLMDMRMGDMSGLMACRAIRSRDGSLPILAVTAFSLAYYARRAAEAGAQGIVGKNDFDGMDAAIGDILHHQAMGVRLDVSESVSFDSARRAYLRLAGDMEPTVVDLSTREREIVEQYAQANKPAVIARNLGISAGSVKTYLDRAQNRLGLSSRADLVEYWWQRS
- a CDS encoding sensor histidine kinase, with protein sequence MVVLCLAIADWVINPPRTWFGMLCSLGYCLAVALLPCCGFKAAWAVVVLVSVGNLGAGIDSSGPNSTWGLLLAIVALGRNARYWEGAVAIASVVATVTVATIRFPDVMGFSVPDGIVNFAIGLFATYLVGVAVRRSDDKRKRDETERLLARTRRDIATASYFHDAVSGRLTHILVAAEKVRREHPDEYDRMGWREVEREASDALRELHRAIDTMNRESSSVGDGLSLPLADAIESVTAACDKRLKELGYTGDTQIRGVCAAVLDERADEIIALLRELYINIERHCEPSGTTYRMRIGLRPEAVTITQSNDCPQGPSRWISPPASGSGLRLHRARIESFGGEMRTNRDDGQWHVFCRMPLA
- a CDS encoding peptidoglycan-binding protein codes for the protein MACLVVGLAVGYALVPSPVPDALRAPSDSGSVPVVEESFDDERTVVAVPQVDQGQSLAWQGGGTVTSLSVGDGSTIESGSSPFSVDGTPVVALYTEVPLYRDLQAGMSGGDVGALRDELVRLGYAAQVDGASHDVFDSSLWWAVAALQETHGLEQTGVVSLQGVLWLPRQSVVLEDCMLVRGQAAPQEIGVMASSIQSIDVTLPDTLAQGERVVTIAGEETALPEDGRIVDEAFLDKVEGTSQFAVWLMTDEGQRSGLDATIRLKEPITALKVPAGSVFSILDGVGCVRHDGEAVPVRLYGSQNGYAMVGLLDGSVASGLRSVDVADGSSDITCPATAGETDGKGDAAGEEA
- a CDS encoding ATP-binding cassette domain-containing protein — protein: MAGGGEATRGVEVDDLGHRFAGSPFLWRHVSFAVRDGEILALCGRSGCGKSTMLSIIAGWENPTEGVVRRGEPCRISWVFQNPYGAAWRTVLDIAAYPLLAAGHTRSYAEEQARSILDSFGLSALENRLFQELSGGEAQRLMLVRAINAQPDVLLVDEPTAQLDTRTADLVNSTLSQLARSGAAVIIATHDPRTCEACDRVIDLDLYARSE
- a CDS encoding PAC2 family protein; its protein translation is MTEDTKQRSGLVMVAAFDGWNDACQAATNVIRHLVKRYESREIRHISCDGFYDYQVSRPMMCHVTGRARIIWPQTTFYEIALSHRQRIIAQIAPEPNYRWREYCRQSLHIAEELDVDHVVTLGAMFADCPHTRPLPISISSGSRACEDDRQYNGPIGIPTVLDAMAGEAGFATTSMWVSLPQYLGSEECAQGTLELMRGLSCLTGIEFDESGLAEKTKRWEAQASMLLRCNDHLADYVRHLEREYDLNAEAERDASIGAPQAEQLVKETEDFLRSIG